GCCCACCAAGCCGCGTAtgaagtttttgaaaatgtacaattaatagCTTGTCGATTTCATTTAGGACAATCATGGTGGCGAAAAgtaagttcaaaataatttcaaatcaaagaattatacattaattgtattcttaattattattatagataaacaGCGATTCTATTCTCAGAATAGCctataaaaaagaaaacgacGAACTAGGAAATTGGCTTAAGAGTTTTTTTGGGTTAGCTTTTTTACCTAATCATGAAGTAGCCGATGCATTCGTCGAACTCATGAGTGTCTGCCCAAATGATAAAGTCTGCTCAGAATTTAGCGattatgttttcaataattatatagatgatGAATCTCCATTTCCCCCAAATATATGGGCTAAAGAACCTATGTTTGATCCAAGGTAGATCATccaaaatctaattatattaaatataaaaaaaatgttaatttaatttctatgaaatgttttttttaggaCAACCAACGCTGTTGAAAGTTTTCATAGAACTTACAATTCACAATTTTATAAGTCTCACCCACACATACACTTGGTAATTATGGTTTTACAAGAAACGCAAGCTGAAACGATGACAAAAATTCGGTCAATTGAAACCGACAGTTATAAAAGTATGAGTTTTATTGAAATGCAAAAAATTAATGCAACTATAATGGCTTACGatgaatatttaagaaataaatgttctaaagatttactaaaatatttattaaaagtggGAAACAAGTATTTAGGGATACCACTTTAAAACGTTGacacataatacaaatattcaaatcaaatatataaattaactttaagaCTAATCTGTATAggatatgaattatattatatatttataaaacaaatgaactttaatattgtttattatattatgtaattattattttattattaactttaagaCTAATCTGTATTGGACataaactatgtatattgtatatatttgtaaaataatttcattttatatttttatacactaattaataatagcttgatgattattataaaataattcctgtaaatatttcaatttttttaaatttttattttgatgtgtGGAACGGCAACATTGTACTTATttctatgctcaatcgtgttatATTTTGGATTTCTATTGTTTAATTGTATCTATGCTCAATTGGGTAATGAAAAAGGTAAACTGTGCTCAATCGGGTTCCAGCCAAAAGAAgtatgatgttaaatttaataaataacaataaaaaaaaaaaaaaatagtacttacATAGCTTGTAGAAATTGAGGTACTTTTTCTAAGTATGATGGCTGGTCTATTTGTTAGAGTTGTTTTGACAATCTTTTGACTGGCTGTTGAAGATGTTTGGTTAACTGCTGGCTGGCTGTTGTTTTGACGAAGAAGACTGTTCTGCTGCTGGCTACTCTTGGAACTGCTGTTGCTTGAACTGATGACGATAAGCTAAGAAATTCTGGGTTTTATACCCGAAAATAACCCTCTCTTCTCTCATTAGAAGTTTGCAAGTCCATTCTCAGAGTTTGCAAGTAAGTTATTCGACCAGGGCGAACTTTCAAAGTTTTGTACCCAGCCCTTCAAATTCAACCAGGAAACTCCAAactggttttaaaatataaagtaacgGTTCGTACCTATACGTATGAGGGGTCGCTGTAAATTGCGTcgaattctttattttttatgcaaattGCGGCCCgggtatattttgtacatacgtAAATTGCGGCATGGGTATAATTTTGAATGTATgcctacctaaatattttttattcataagtaataattacgTCTAAGGATTTTTTcgcaaaatcaatattttcagacttaggactgtcaatataactatatagatattggtaaaaaaatttgaataaaattaaaaaaaggtggataagtggatgttgctctgctgtacattaggttacaagtaggtcactgtaatggatggtgttaaatttgaattcaatgatataatatcattgtataagaaaaacgattctgagcgaaaacggtcagtcagcctatgatttttccaagtatatttgatgatattattgtgaataaagtaat
This genomic window from Metopolophium dirhodum isolate CAU chromosome 1, ASM1992520v1, whole genome shotgun sequence contains:
- the LOC132933226 gene encoding uncharacterized protein LOC132933226, with the protein product MDNSEIKVILSERGKELANKGKYYVKIVKDVLKTEESLSTQPLKLIRSELLNKQSSIVHKDLKTVRKAMYDRRRKVLPKLPKSPEDVFLQLNLMKTQDDLKFCGQPFIHIPEDNSFVCITSDFNLLFMIKHDCIDFFADGSQFILKKLHVDFEKAAHQAAYEVFENVQLIACRFHLGQSWWRKINSDSILRIAYKKENDELGNWLKSFFGLAFLPNHEVADAFVELMSVCPNDKVCSEFSDYVFNNYIDDESPFPPNIWAKEPMFDPRTTNAVESFHRTYNSQFYKSHPHIHLVIMVLQETQAETMTKIRSIETDSYKSMSFIEICLVNCWLAVVLTKKTVLLLATLGTAVA